From Micromonas commoda chromosome 3, complete sequence, a single genomic window includes:
- a CDS encoding predicted protein has translation MAFWKPGSKKPEASLPLSAEVDREGPGDSGGRLVVFNRNENLALQAQRERLPIFKTRDAILHLVETRATTVLVGQTGCGKTTQVPQYLVEAGWTAGGRLVACTQPRRVAAMTVASRVADEMGVTLGAEVGYAVRFENVSTPGVTRVRFCTDGVLLRELMEDPLLSRYSVVMVDEAHERSLATDLLLGLLKKVQRRRPDLRIIIASATIQAEEFAAFFDTRHLEPKPASEASSVNAPSREPGIVSVEGRAHTVLIHYLEKPVPDYVKAAVGAAIDVHRAEGPGDVLVFLTGEEEIEAAVSMLQEEAEDNSRRLLGGGAGTNPAGGPERFTVHPLYAGLSPAQQMEAFRPAPRYTRKIVVASNVAETSVTIEGVVYVVDCCFVKQKAYDPTRGMESLLTAEASRASANQRAGRAGRVRPGKAYRLCTEKAFRDLPETAPPEMIRSDLAATVLQLKALGIDNIMNFEWLSPPPAANMIKALELLYALQAIDDDARLTKPLGMHLAELPLEPQLGKALLVSGELGCVEEMLTVSAYLQVQTLWVSPRGRQKRLDECRDRFAVAEGDAVTALNIHTAWCGGRARSFADKNMLSHRALVRASDIRAQLARHVRRVGLVVSSAGKDSAPVRRAMTAGFFANAAALAPHGGGAEGSAFRSVRGGATLFIHPGSVLFRARPAMVVYAAAVRTGREYMRDVTAIDPEWLSELAPHFYAMTQRSGNERPADAAAVF, from the exons ATGGCGTTCTGGAAGCCCGGATCGAAGAAACCCGAGGCGTCGCTCCCTCTGAGCGCCGAGGTTGATCGCGAAGGGCCCGGGGACTCGGGGGGGCGGCTGGTGGTCTTCAATCGCAACGAGAATCTCGCGTTGCAGGCCCAGCGGGAGCGCCTCCCCATCTTTAAGACCCGCGACGCCATCCTGCACCTCGTGGagacgcgtgcgacgaccGTGTTGGTGGGGCAGACGGGATGCGGCAAGACCACGCAGGTGCCGCAGTacctcgtcgaggcgggttggaccgcgggcgggcggctgGTGGCGTGCAcccaaccccgccgcgtcgccgcgatgaccgtcgcgtcgcgcgtcgcggacgagatggGCGTCACGCTGGGCGCGGAGGTGGGCTACGCGGTGCGATTCGAGAACGTGTCCACCCCGGGGGTCACGCGCGTCAGGTTCTGCACCGACGGCGTGCTGCTGCGGGAGCTCATGGAGGATCCGCTGCTGTCGAGGTACTCGGTGGTGAtggtcgacgaggcgcacgagCGTTCGCTGGCCACGGACTTACTACTCGGGCTCCTCAAGAAGGTgcagcgccgacgaccggaTCTCCGGATCAtcatcgcgtccgccacgaTCCAGGCGGAGGAGTTCGCCGCTTTTTTCGACACGCGACACCTCGAGCCCAAGCCCGCTTCGGAGGCGTCTTCGGTGAACGCGCCCTCTCGAGAGCCCGGGATCGTCTCCGTGGAGGGCAGGGCGCACACCGTGCTGATCCACTACCTCGAGAAACCGGTGCCGGACTACGTGAAAGCCGCGGTCGGGGCTGCGATCGACGtgcaccgcgcggagggaccgggcgacgtcctcgtcttcctcACCGGCGAAGAGGAAATagaggcggcggtgagcatgctgcaggaggaggccgaggacaACTCCAGGCGGTtactgggcggcggcgcgggaaccAACCCGGCGGGTGGACCGGAGCGCTTCACCGTGCATCCACTCTACGCGGGGCTGTCCCCCGCGCAACAGATGGAGGCGTTCAGGCCCGCACCGAGGTACACTCGAAAAATCGTGGTGGCGAGCAACGTGGCGGAGACGTCGGTGACGATCGAAGGCGTGGTGTACGTCGTGGACTGCTGCTTCGTGAAACAAAAGGCGTACGATCCGACGCGCGGGATGGAGTCCCTGCtcacggcggaggcgtccagGGCGTCCGCTAATCAGAGGGCGGGACGAGCGGGTCGAGTCAGGCCGGGGAAGGCGTATCGACTCTGCACGGAGAAGGCGTTTCGAGATCTGCCGGAAactgcgccgccggagaTGATCCGatcggacctcgccgcgaccgtaCTGCAGCTGAAGGCGCTGGGTATCGACAACATCATGAACTTCGAGTGGCTCTCGCCGCCCCCAGCCGCGAACATGATCAAAGCGCTCGAGCTGCTCTACGCGCTGCaggccatcgacgacgacgcccggctCACCAAGCCCCTCGGCATGCatctcgccgagctcccgCTGGAGCCGCAGCTGGGCAAGGCGCTACTGGTcagcggcgagctcgggtgTGTCGAGGAGATGCTGACGGTGTCCGCTTACCTCCAGGTGCAGACGCTGTGGGTGTCGCCTCGGGGCAGGCAAAAGAGGCTGGACGAGTGCAGGGACAGGTttgccgtcgcggagggtgacgcggtgacggcgctcAACATACACACCGCGTGGT GCGGAGGACGTGCGAGATCGTTTGCGGATAAGAACATGCTctcgcaccgcgcgctggTCAGGGCTTCGGATATCAGGGCGCAGCTCGCCAGGCACGTTCGCAGGGTGGGGCTGGTGGTTTCCTCCGCCGGGAAGGATTCTGCGcccgtgcgtcgcgcgatgaccgccggtttcttcgcgaacgccgccgcgctggcaCCTCACGGGGGAGGGGCGGAAGGATCCGCATTTAGGTCGGTCAGAGGGGGCGCGACGTTGTTCATTCACCCGGGGAGCGTTTTGTTCAGGGCTAGGCCGGCAATGGTCGtgtacgccgccgctgtTCGGACGGGGAGGGAATACATGCGAGACGTGACGGCGATCGACCCGGAGTGGCTGTCAGAACTGGCGCCGCACTTTTACGCAATGACGCAGCGGAGCGGGAACGAGCGGCCGGCGGACGCAGCGGCGGTGTTTTAG
- the MER3 gene encoding DNA helicase Mer3 (Mer3 is a DNA helicase involved in class I (interference-sensitive) cross-overs): MGSRPWDADYVSGGPPPPLRAPRLRATPVPPSSAPPTGPPPPPPSRSPPKDSRDRVRSVEELPPCFQPIFPSFKYFNGIQAEMLDFILSSARSFVVSAPTGSGKTVLLELAIVQMLMKHVDRATGAFNHKPGELKAIYMAPLKALVQEKKEEWIAAFGAIGVVCKELTGDTDIVSWSELNNVDILLTTPEKFDSITRKNKDRGGMSFFGDCALVMIDEVHLLGDERGGSLEAVVSRLKVLSEKPSLRGAPLSSVRFVACSATVPNLDDVGRWLGAPSPDGVRHFGEEYRPVRLETKVLGYDPAKNDWMFERRLNERLYEVVLNHFQSKPALVFCSSRDGASSAAKELAEKARNASRNPFVRDERQRESLREAAGRAENRQLKVVIPQGVAFHSASLDWSDRELCERLFRDRLVTVMCSTSTLSMGVNLPAFLCVVRGTRQYAGQGEYREIERSALLQMCGRAGRPQFDTSGVAVIMTQKHTRVIYDGLVHGTQPIESNLGLAMAEHVNAEIASGIIADSETAMDWLKHSFFYIRVTRNPRHYGIAPGKNPDVACGEIVAENLRKISAAHMCEIGEDAAAPRGNFVRPLEGGRVMSDMYIRFETMKRIMSVQSPASVPDLLMTLCESDELSSIKLRRDEKVLLKGWNLSKDEPAIVRFKVTEIRGKTGKVAVAKTIKTAAQKIYIIAQETMSDQFATVLPPSMRMEVENVFQNGRRIMQGAARYYANVSKKGSFAAYCNALRLAKALDMRMWDDTQFPMRQIPKCGKKSVQALANAGLRSLDEVLAQDPRALERIVNKAFPHGNHLHDAIRSLPCAMILRIERASEIRGGGITATVTFEPEAGAGGGGGEGTDASVTESSRRWTARLIIGTTWNDELLHNERICQRGPAPDNVEAGVPVTRSVSLSSAPPGGQEVTIVATLMFDKCVGRDTDAVLRVRATITGGGGGGDAQFERRMGAVEGNVANVVSPKGRNRVAAGKENNLSPAFCRLMAAPPVAPKPAPRAIWTEPMIPETATLGSRPVAVSGPSKEPFDAFEDVPEWIPAAAGKRRAPDDNDGGWGGCDDADEDLSWGGADAHHGPPPMCQPPTLIVIEDDDDEDGRGRREPRPDPPKRVRAAAVFAEPSTPVPDDAGFTDPTSGLTLDLLCDDW; encoded by the exons atGGGGTCACGACCGTGGGATGCCGATTACGTCAGCGGCGGCCCCCCACCGCCgctgcgcgcgccgcggctccgcgcGACCCCCGTCCCTCCTTCCTCCGCGCCTCCAACAGGCCCGCCTCCCCCTCCGCCCTCACGTTCCCCCCCGAAAGACTCGCGCGACCGCGTGCGCTCCGTCGAAGAGCTTCCGCCGTGCTTCCAGCCCATCTTCCCGTCTTTCAAGTACTTCAACGGCATCCAGGCGGAGATGCTCGACTTCATcctctcctcggcgcgctcgttcgTGGTCAGTGCACCGACGGGCTCGGGGAAGACGgtgctgctcgagctcgctATCGTCCAGATGCTTATGAAGCacgtcgaccgcgcgaccggcgcctTCAACCACAAACCCGGCGAACTCAAGGCGATATACATGGCCCCGCTCAAGGCACTGGTgcaggagaagaaggaggagtgGATCGCTGCCTTCGGTGCGATTGGCGTCGTGTGCAAGGAGCTGACGGGCGACACCGATATCGTCTCCTGGAGCGAGCTGAACAACGTGGACATACTCCTGACTACACCGGAGAAGTTTGACAGCATCACGCGCAAGAACAAGGACAGGGGCGGCATGTCCTTCTTCGGCGACTGCGCGCTCGTCATGATCGATGAGGTGCACCTGCTGggagacgaacgcggcggatccCTCGAGGCGGTCGTGTCCCGGCTGAAGGTCCTGAGCGAAAAACCGAGCCtgaggggcgcgccgctgtcATCGGTCCGGTTCGTGGCTTGTTCCGCGACGGTGCCCAatctcgacgacgtcggccgCTGGCTCGGTGCCCCGTCCCCCGACGGTGTCCGTCACTTCGGCGAGGAGTATCGACCTGTCCGCCTCGAGACCAAGGTTCTCGGGTACGACCCCGCGAAGAACGATTGGATGTTTGAGAGGCGACTCAACGAGCGGCTCTACGAAGTCGTGCTCAACCACTTCCAGAGCAAACCCGCGCTCGTGTTCTGCTCCAGCAGGGacggcgcgtcctccgcggcgaaggaacTGGCAGAAAAAGCCAGGAACGCGAGCCGCAACCCTTTCGTGCGAGATGAAAGGCAGCGCGAGTCCCTCCGCGAAGCCGCGGGCCGAGCCGAGAACCGTCAGCTCAAAGTGGTGATTCCGCAAGGCGTGGCGTTCCactccgcgtcgctcgattGGTCCGACCGGGAGCTGTGCGAGCGGCTGTTCAGGGATAGGCTCGTCACCGTGATgtgctcgacgtcgacgctgTCGATGGGTGTGAACCTTCCCGCGTTCCTGTGCGTGGTGCGGGGCACGAGGCAGTACGCGGGTCAGGGCGAATACCGCGAGATTGAGAGGAGCGCTCTGCTGCAGATGTGCGGTCGCGCGGGTAGACCGCAGTTCGACACCTCCGGCGTGGCGGTGATCATGACCCAGAAGCACACCCGCGTGATTTACGATGGCCTGGTGCACGGTACGCAGCCCATCGAATCCAACCTGGGTCTCGCCATGGCTGAGCACGTCAACGCCGAAATCGCATCCGGGATAATCGCCGACAGCGAGACCGCGATGGACTGGCTCAAGCACAGCTTCTTCTACATCAGGGTCACGCGGAACCCGCGGCACTACGGCATCGCTCCGGGAAAGAATCCAGACGTTGCGTgcggcgagatcgtcgcggagaaCCTCCGGAAAATATCCGCGGCTCACATGTGCGAGATCGGtgaggatgcggcggcgcctcggggTAACTTTGTTCGGCCCCTCGAGGGGGGCCGCGTGATGTCTGACATGTACATTCGATTCGAGACGATGAAGAGGATAATGTCTGTGCAGTCCCCCGCGAGTGTGCCGGATCTGCTCATGACCCTGTGTGAGTCCGACGAGCTCTCGTCCATCAAGCTGAGAAGGGACGAGAAGGTGCTGCTCAAGGGCTGGAACCTCTCCAAGGACGAGCCCGCCATCGTGCGCTTTAAAGTAACAGAAATCCGGGGCAAGACCGGCAAGGTAGCGGTGGCGAAGACGATCAAAACAGCCGCGCAGAAGATATACATCATTGCGCAGGAGACGATGAGCGACCAGTTCGCGACCGTGTTGCCCCCGAGCATGCGAATGGAGGTGGAGAACGTCTTCCAGAACGGGCGCCGCATCATGCAGGGCGCGGCGAGATACTATGCAAATGTTTCGAAGAAGGGAAGCTTCGCCGCATACTGCAACGCGCTGCGACTTGCAAAGGCGCTGGACATGCGAATGTGG GACGACACCCAGTTTCCGATGCGGCAGATTCCCAAGTGTGGCAAAAAGTCTgtgcaggcgctcgcgaatGCCGGACTCAGATCGTTGGACGAGGTTCTGGCGCAGGATCCCCGAGCTCTCGAGCGGATCGTCAACAAGGCTTTCCCGCACGGGAACCACCTCCACGACGCCATCCGCTCGCTGCCTTGCGCCATGATCCTCcgcatcgagcgcgcgagcgagatcCGGGGCGGCGGAATTACCGCGACCGTCACCTTTGAGCccgaggctggcgccggcggcgggggcggcgaaggcaccgacgcgagcgtcacgGAGTCCAGCCGCAGGTGGACCGCGCGCCTCATCATCGGTACCACATGGAACGACGAGTTGTTGCACAACGAACGCATCTGCCAGCGGGGACCAGCGCCGGACAACGTCGAAGCCGGCGTCCCCGTGACGCGATCTGTGAGCCTTTCCTCGGCGCCACCCGGGGGCCAGGAGGTGACCATCGTGGCGACCCTCATGTTCGACAAGTGCGTGGGCAGGGACACGGACGCCGTGCTCAGAGTCCGCGCGACGatcaccggcggcggaggaggaggagacgcgcAGTTCGAGAGGCGCATGGGAGCCGTGGAAGGAAACGTCGCTAACGTGGTGTCACCAAAAGGGAGGaatcgcgtcgcggctggCAAGGAGAACAACCTCTCGCCCGCGTTCTGCCGGCTCATGGCTGCTCCCCCCGTCGCTCCCAAGCCCGCGCCCAGGGCCATCTGGACGGAACCCATGATACCGGAGACCGCAACGCTGGGTTCGAGGCCCGTCGCGGTTTCTGGTCCGTCGAAGGAGccgttcgacgcgttcgaaGACGTCCCCGAGTGGATCCCGGCCGCCGCTGGGAAACGCCGGGCGCCGGATGACAACGACGGGGGATGGGGCGgttgcgacgacgcggacgaggatcTGAGCTGGGGAGGGGCGGACGCACACCATGGACCGCCCCCGATGTGCCAACCGCCGACCTTGATCGTGATCGAagatgacgacgatgaagatgggcgggggaggcgcgagCCCAGGCCGGATCCGCCCAAGCGGGTcagagccgccgcggttttCGCCGAGCCGAGCACGCCCGTCCCTGACGACGCCGGCTTCACGGATCCCACGAGCGGACTGACCCTGGACCTCCTCTGCGACGACTGGTGA